The following nucleotide sequence is from Paralichthys olivaceus isolate ysfri-2021 chromosome 22, ASM2471397v2, whole genome shotgun sequence.
ATGGACCAAACATTGCAGGTGGTGGATGGTTTCTTTGTGAAGAGAGTCCAGGATGTGAGGGAGTCTGCAGCCTACCTCACCATCATGACCCGATACCTCACCAAGCTCTACCAGGTAACTGACACACGGTctgtttacagtctgtggttgacGACTGACTCACTCACGTCCTCAACTGTGACTGTTGTCTCTTCACTTCAGGACCGTACGCTGATCTGTCGCTCCAGAGAGCTGGAGGGGGATGAAGCGGGTgacgaggagagagggagcccctcctgctctctcatttCTTTTGCAGAGTTCAACCACGGGGCGATCAAAAACAAGGTGTGTGTCCATAAACCCGATCGATCTGTCTTTCTATTTATCTCTATCTATCCTTTATCCGTCTGTCTAAACTTCAATCACACTGCACAAAATTACAcgcactcataaatatcagtccccaaCACTGACAGAACAGCCGTCAGGGgacatttctacatttcttcAATCTGGAGTTGCCGGGGCTCAAACCTcgacccgctctaccccctGGGCCACAGCCGCCTCAggtgtttttttataaatccatgtttttgtttcctccagtGTCAGACGGTGAGAGAAGTGTTCGCCAGACAGTTGATGCAGATCAGCGGTTTGTCTGGAGACAAGGCAGCAGCCATACTGGAGAGCTACAGCACCCCCTACAGGTAACACACTCACATGACACACAGATCACCAAGTGTTCGAACTCATTCACTCCGCTCGTCTGGGAGGTTCAGGTCTTTCCTCAGAGAGTTTTATTTCCCTGTcgttctctctgtcagtcttcTGACGGCTTATGAACAACGTACAAgtgaagcagagaaagagaagctccTCTCTTCGATACGATACgggaaactcaaaaggtttgtagaagcagttttatttatattaacttTACTTTCACCAACATGTAACCTGTGTTTTTACCTGCAgctcttttctttatctctctatGTTTCCACTTTTTAAAGATGTCAATGTTCTTAATATGTTCggtttttaaataacattttcttgtAAAGctgcattttattctttttgaactgttgaaactttatttaaaccaaACTTGCTACAAAAAGGAAGATCAACTACgtctccttttgtttttcagaaatctGGGTCCAGCTCTGAGCAAAACCGTTTATCAGCTCTACTGTACCCAAGGAGCGCtgtcatgaacacacacactcctcttgtgatctgatcacatGATAATACTTGAACAGATTGACTGTTACTGTTCGTTTAAGGTGCTGCTACTTTAATTTTCTATAAAATAATTCCTGATGAAGAATTTCACAAATGTCTCCTGATactggatcaataaagtttcttattttttaaaggtATTGTGTTGTCAAGTGTCAGAAGCTCCAGGTTTTAAGtttaattaattataaatatTGATCAACATTCGACAGAATCTTGTTTGTATTTAACGCAGGAGCCACTTCGCTCCTGCgttaaatattttacaactgAAAACCACTTTATTCTTGTTTCTGTGCCATTCTAATAATctacattattatttaatatggaggatgtttgaaaaacacattcatgaaTGTAACTGTAGCATCTCTGGATAAGATTATTATATCCTGGgttaaataacacattttaagattaatacaaaacaacagcaaatatttGCAGAACACAAGAATCTGTCACGAGaatcattttaatatatttgggGTTTTAAACTGTTGACTGAAACTTTCTCATTTTGATTTTCATAAagctgccactagatgtcactaaagaGTTGTGTTTATAACTTGATAGCTTCTATAATCAAGTTTCTTCTTAATAATATTGTGATTAAAAACGTTTCAAACATTCAAACCACTTCACAAAGCTACAATCATCTccctgtggttgtgtgtctccAACAATCGGTGCAGTGCGGAggcataaaaaacacaaatggttTTCTGCTCCAGAGATGAAATGACCTCAGACTCATTCCCGTTCATCGTGACATCGTCCTCGACGCTCGGCCTCCACCGTGGCTCGCTCCTGCTGCAGCCGATCGCCACCTCCACTTTCCTGCACGACAAGCGGACCAGTGATtacagagggaaagaagaaaaatctcTGAAATGATCTTGTAATTTAAGATTAATAATAGTAAACATGTTGGTACCAACCTTTTGGATAATTATGAATAAATTCAAAGACACTTGAGGTGACCTGTTTCAGTAAAGTGTTTTAATCCACCAGTGCATTGATCtgagagaaacactgaaacacatcaTGCCTCCTTTAAACCGAACAACTCAATGACGACTCCAGTGGATTGAACTCGAGACGTTGGATGAAGGAACGGCGACGTGGAGCCGCTctgctcttcacatcatcgtcacctgtgaaactgaagaaaCTCAATCACATTATCTGATGTTTCAGCAACACAAAGTAACTTTTACCTTGAAGCAGCCGTTCGATTGAGTTTGCaggatgtttcctctttcattcccactaATCGtcacgtgtggctgcagagggcgctgttgctcagtaaaagttacatagcGTTGCTTTACAAACTCTACAAACCAACCGATGTAACACAACGACCTCATTCaactattaaataaataaatgtgtgtggacGTGCGGTGAAGAAAACCAGGTTTCTGCTGTTGCATAAGTTTTACTTAGAGCACGGTGAATAAATCAGACCAATgtaactggaaaaaaaagacgAAAGATGTCGCCAGCAAATGTGACCCAACGAGACGCTGGAGGTCAGGTTGTTAAAATAGAATTGTTCTTGCTTTCTGAGGAAACCAGACATCGtacacatacatacaatcaAAAACCTAATGTACAAGAGCAATGGGAAACGGGAGCTACGGGATTCATTCGAGGATCTAACTGTGAAACTCTAACGCTGTCGTGAGCTCATGTGACTCTGGCTAATTTGAAAATGACATCAGAAGCAAGCGGTGTGTTTGACAATactggttttgtgtgtttatttatttttttgcctctaacaCTCGGCCACGCCATCTCTGCTCTGGTCCCTAACCTGACAACGTCTGTcctacaaaacaaaagcaggaatacaaaaaaacagaacagattaACAAAGTGCCATTTccgttgtttgtcttttaaagaaaagaatccGACTTTTTCAGGTCCGTCTTAAACCAACACGGTAACGTCGCCTATATTTAAGGAGCCATCGTTCGTAATGTAATCCCTTCTTCGTTCAACGGTACGTCCACATGTGCAAACGTCAAGTGTTCAAGCCATAGACcgataaataaagatggacgacatgacagctccactAAAGTGAAGGCaaaacatcttgattgccccctagtggctggctgcagtatactCTATGTTTCAATTTATAATTGATGATAGAAAAAACGAGGGTGATAGGAAACGATGTTGCTACCGTGGGTCAACACTACGATCTCCAAAATGACGTCAAAAGCAAGGCAGCACTTATATTCGGGACATTTTTCCCAAATTTGCATTTTACACAGATCAAGAATCATCCTCCATCTTTTCGAAGGATGATCAATCCACGTCTCTATAAAAAGGAAGAACAACTCCGTTAACGTACGTGGGGGCGTGTGAGTGCAGGACGAAGACggacatgaaaaaagaaatctgcgCATTTTCTCCACCGACGGTAAAAACAGGAGCAGTGGGGGTAAAACTGATCCCAAATTCAAACCAGagtcagtttctctctctctcaactgGTCCCCATCATAAAGCACGGCGGGCGTCATCGCTGACTCCGACACTCCGAACCTAAAGTCAAAtattcacttcctcctctgcgTGTCAGCCGCCACGTCAGTCACTTGAGTGCGAGATGTTCCTGTGGACAGTTCCCACACAACACgtgaagaagaaacagttttgaTTCTGTGATTCCATCCTCGAAAGACAGGGGGCGTCTTtgttcacaaaaaaagaaaaagaaaaaacagccgGTGAAACCAACGCGAGGATTCTGGATCCAGTAATAATCAGAACTCTTTCCAGCGAGGAGACAGAATACTTCAGGACAAATGCGATGTCCTCTGCTGATTCATGAGTTAAACACATGAGGGTCAGCAGCCCTCGTCATCACGGAGCCTCGTTAGTCGGGCATGTCGATACAGAGTTTAGGCGGCGGGACAAAGTACTTCCCGGGGCTCTGCGTGATCACCACGCCGGTCTTCTTGTGGAACATGGGGGCAATCTTCGGCGGCGGCTCGGGGACGGGCAGGTCCTCCGCCGCCTCGGGGTCGTCACTGCGCTGGAGGTCAAAGGACACATTGCCGTACTCCCGCAGGAAGGGGAGGAGCTCCAGCAGGAAGTGGCAGAAGTCCTTGCGGATGCCAAACCACCCTGCAGGGACATCAGGACGGAAGAGAAACATCGTGACCCACAGCGAACAATAAAATTGATTttaagttcacacacacacacattcatgactTCTAGAAAAACTGACGGCCCTACCGTCGAGGCTAACACCATGCTAACACCCTGGCATGTTGAAGAATAATAAATACTGGACCCTCCCGTTTATACGGATCCTTTCCAAAATTCGATGGCTTCTTCCTTGAGTCAGGCCCCAACCCTCCACAAAATCTTATGAAAATTGGTTCAATtggtttttgcgtaatcctgctgactgacaaacacagcagataaatcACAACCTCCTCGGCAACAATAGGCATCATAAAAATATCATTTCGACTAAAATGCCGACTGACCAAATATTTAATTCTTTTAACAGCGGCAGCTTTTGGTGCTTTCTGGATAAACTGATGcaaaaagcacaaataaaatgCTCAGTAACTTTagattgttttaaattttaagacacaaaataagacgTCAGCTATAAACACGACTGGAGGCCGGAGCACCATAAAGTTTAACAGACGAGAACAACACATTCAGCAGCCCACAGCACATTACTGGCTTTAAATACTCACAGTGGTTCCCTCCCTTCTGGCCAAAGGTGGTGGCCATGAGCGTGAGCAGCGAGAGCCACAGaggcacgaacacacacacatagctcAGGTTGTTGTGCTCGTCCAGCTTGTGCACCAGGAGGATCTGAAGAGACACGTCTGAATTCAAAAAGTGCCAGCAGCATTCATGAAAGTGTGTAATGTAACGGAAATATTGTGTTTACAGTCTGCTGCAATCTTTATGGTGATGAGTTCTTTTTTAAACACGGTATCTGTAAATTAACTGAACATTtgagatgttttatttcatcacattttatcTTGAAACAAGCAATCTGCTACTCCTCATATCCAGGACACAGTTCAAACTGAAAGTTAAAATAACTTCAGCAAAGATGAGTTTTAATGCGACAGAGCGTCAACGGTTACTCACATATTTACTGATGCtcataaaacaggaagcactaaAGGTTTAAGTTACATAATCACATCCCTGAACACAGACAATGTGACAGTTGGGGACATGTGGCTGAATGAAACAATCGAGTCGTCCACCACCTCCTGGAGTTAAAGAGAGTTCCTTGAGAGAATTTAATTATTAACATTAACCCCAAACAGAAGAAGGGTTTGCATCTGAGCTGCTGGAGGGAATACGGAAATGATTTGCTCTATAATGCCCCGTGGCTTTTATTCTATCTGGAAGGAAGCTGCAAAAATAATTTTGACATCTGTACAACAATCACAACCCTTCAAAAAACAATTCTGTttcaaatgtgtaaataaatagaaGAGTAGATTTTCTTACATTATACCTCGTGTTATACAGACTTCACCACAGGAAATACAATTTACCAAACAACTTTAAACAGGATTTATTACAAAATTTACAGACACAGAACAGTTTTTGAAACTCACCTCGAAGGTGAGAAGCGGCACGACAATGGTCATCCAGCTGATCGCCATGGTGATGTGCGTTCGCCGTTGCTCGGCGATGATGTCGATGGagcggaggaagaggacagaccAGATGATGTAGTAGAGGACGACAAGGCACAGGAAGGACATCAGGATCCACAGTGGGACGCACACcacctgcaaaacacacacacaagatgagGGTCGAATATTATAACCGACAGTGTCCTTAGATTTACAATAAATCGTGATTAATGAATAAACTGTGATGTAATTTGTCGGTGTCTCTCACCAGCCAAGGCCAGTTGATGATCTTGTCCAGCTTCAGAGCGATGAAGATGAACTGGAGAATATTCACTGAACACAACACCTccagctgaggaggaagaaaagaaaagttcagCTCTGTGATGGTGGTTGATGTTACGTCTCACACAAAAATCTCTTTTCTATCTTTCTGCATCTGGGCTTGATTACAGAAACTCCACTGGTCACTTTGTCTAATCTTGATGGAAACTAAAGGGTGTACATTTTTTTTGAGACCAGTGAATCACAAGGGGACACATCAGATGAGTGGGTGGATGTAAACACAGAGAACCAtgcatgaaacatgaaaacaaacgaTACTGGGAACAAGGTCAATATACAACAGACCAAGTGTTAACCTCTCTGGACAACAGCACTTTTATTATTAAAGCCAAACCGGATTATTGGGGAGGTCCCAGATACTAACATATAGATAACAATTATCAAACccatatgacaaagaaatgaatattttacagtttaaccagaactttattataaatgaagaaatcacaaatacataaaactttattttacataGAATGTAGACACAAATACACGTTTTCTGCATCCTccattctttaaaataaaagttttcataacTGCAAATATTAACGCTGTGACTGGGATGTCAGTCAGCCTCGTTCAAATCAACACATACatctctgaactttctcccaACACAATTAATACTGAACGAACTGGCTTAAATTATGATGCCACTTAAAAGTTTGGCTGCAggttcatgttgtttttctgtctatgTGTCTTCGTGTATATTAGATTCTTTACCTCGAGAGAGCGGTCGTGTCTAAACCCCCAGACGCAGGCTGCTACGGAAACAGGGGACACGAGGAAGAGCGGCATGAAGACGATGAGCCAGAAGTAAGCTCCCCTCGCCAGGCAGTCGCACACCAACACCTCGAACATGAGCAACAGGACGTGGAGCCCCACTGCGATCAGCATGGCTTTAAACTCCACGCACGTCTCGCCTTCAGCTCTGAGGGaagacacaaaaataattaCAGTTGTCCACAATGATGCTAATGAGTCGTCTTCTGATAAAGAGGGATAAATAAACAGAGACGTTCACACAAACTAAAAGACAAACGAGGGAGAAATCATAAATATATGTACATAGTACTCTTGATTTAATGTAAATCCTCTGTGGTATAAACATATTCAACAGTCAGTACTCAGTATTGAGATCAGTACTAAAAATATTCATTCAAATTCCTAACCACTGCTGTTCTAATGACCTACATAACCACTGAGCGCACAGTAAAGATATGAGCGTACAAGCAGTTTCATATGTGGTAGCTTCAGAGAAAGTGAACCCCAGTCGACTACATGTGTTAAAGTCTACCTGTACTGAGGGTTGTGGGCCCACACCCCTGTGCCCACAGCCGCCCCAAAGATGACGAGCAGCTTCCACAGCCATATCGGGGTGAACACGGCCCAGTAGCTCCACTGGATGACTCCATCCAGCCTCAGGGACAGCAACACGgagaacagcagcagacaggagTAAATCAGGAACTTACTGCAACAGGGGAACGACGGGGACGTTTTAAATTTGATTCCCACAGAGAAAAATGATTACCACTGTTCAGAGTGTTGACAGATACAGAGCATGGTGTGAAAACTGTCCTGACTTGTGTGCAGATCTGAAAAAGCAGTGTCAGAAGTGACGCTGGATTCACTTCACTGACTTCTCGGGCATTTATTCGGGATTTCATTCATTGAACCTGCcacatttctgcagcatctcATAACACTGAATCTGAATAACTGCACATTTGTACCCATCACTGTTGCACTTCTGCTCATTCAGTAGCTGAACACACATGTCACTATTCATACTCACACTTTAACACtcacatacaacaacaacaacaacaacaacgataaTAAGAACAGTGACATGACCGTTTGTGCCACCTGATTAAATCTGATGTCACCTTGTTGTAAATAATGGCAACGGACAAATGCTGCGAGTTACATGTTGTCAACACACTGAACATAAC
It contains:
- the tmem185 gene encoding transmembrane protein 185-like, which encodes MNLRGLFQDFNPSKFLIYSCLLLFSVLLSLRLDGVIQWSYWAVFTPIWLWKLLVIFGAAVGTGVWAHNPQYRAEGETCVEFKAMLIAVGLHVLLLMFEVLVCDCLARGAYFWLIVFMPLFLVSPVSVAACVWGFRHDRSLELEVLCSVNILQFIFIALKLDKIINWPWLVVCVPLWILMSFLCLVVLYYIIWSVLFLRSIDIIAEQRRTHITMAISWMTIVVPLLTFEILLVHKLDEHNNLSYVCVFVPLWLSLLTLMATTFGQKGGNHWWFGIRKDFCHFLLELLPFLREYGNVSFDLQRSDDPEAAEDLPVPEPPPKIAPMFHKKTGVVITQSPGKYFVPPPKLCIDMPD